A portion of the Parambassis ranga chromosome 22, fParRan2.1, whole genome shotgun sequence genome contains these proteins:
- the mrps26 gene encoding small ribosomal subunit protein mS26, with translation MFQVIGGRSVLQAARLLAPSRAVLVEAVRGRKSRTDPVAKSKEGRIKVPPPVDPVEMVVLKERYTEYQLIMRALRLEFKEEVLRKKYEEETGSQAEERARQDAEQHRALMAWNDQENLRLLKARILRVQQEEEEAQQKKLEEILQRKREEQERLEEKEREVLQLQEDVKNFVTLENLDQRIEEALDNPKNYNFAINKSGKVVKQTVLQ, from the exons ATGTTCCAGGTAATCGGCGGGAGGAGCGTCCTCCAGGCGGCCCGACTCCTTGCTCCCAGCAGAGCCGTGCTCGTGGAAGCTGTCCGCGGACGAAAGTCGCGTACCGATCCGGTAGCCAAGTCCAAAGAGGGGCGAATCAAAGTGCCTCCACCCGTGGATCCGGTGGAGATGGTGGTGCTAAAGGAGAGATACACGGAGTACCAGCTGATCATGAGGGCGCTCCG TCTGGAGTTTAAAGAGGAGGTGTTGCGGAAGAAGTATGAGGAGGAGACGGGGTCCCAGGCTGAGGAGAGGGCGAGGCAGGACGCGGAGCAGCATCGTGCCCTGATGGCCTGGAATGACCAGGAAAACCTCCGCCTGCTCAAAGCCAG aatccTGAGGGTccaacaggaggaagaagaagctcaACAGAAGAAGCTGGAAGAGATCCTTCAGCGTAAACGGGAAGAGCAGGAGCGCCtcgaggagaaggagagggaggttttacagctgcag GAGGACGTAAAGAACTTCGTCACCCTGGAGAACTTGGACCAGCGAATTGAGGAGGCTCTGGACAATCCAAAGAACTACAACTTTGCTATTAACAAAAGCGGCAAAGTTGTCAAACAGACAGTGCTGCAGTGA
- the neff2 gene encoding neurofilament light polypeptide: protein MSYDSYFSYRRPWDSYKGSRTTTKSSMSSSLYSSSRAPPSGKRILRMASSSLPDGSQRMDLAQASSLNTELLGLRSQERAQLVDLNDRFATYIEKVRHLEVQNRALLADLDSLKRRQNDPSRLQAVYEGEVRSLRAMIDSENGEKMQMEAERDYLRDVYEQMKERLEEEARRRMDAEEALQKAREEASRAVIYKCDAEASVVSLCDEIVFLKKVFAEEQAELQAQLQVANISVDVEVSRPDLSIALRDIRAQYERLAHKNMQAAEEWYQSKFASVAEMASQNNEAVHAIREETMEYRRLLQSRSSEIEALRNVIESLNKQLDELEETQAKEVTKYQMRISDLERDITEAKQEMARYLREYQDLLNVKMALDIEIAAYRKLLEGEEIRLAYPSFPALN, encoded by the exons ATGAGCTACGATTCCTATTTCTCCTACCGTCGTCCTTGGGACAGCTACAAAGGATCCCGAACAACCACGAAATCCtccatgtcttcctctctctactCCTCTTCCCGAGCTCCACCATCTGGGAAGAGGATCCTAAGGATGGCCTCCTCTTCCCTGCCAGATGGGTCTCAGAGGATGGACCTGGCTCAGGCCAGCTCCCTCAACACAGAGCTGCTTGGTCTGCGCTCCCAGGAGAGGGCACAGCTTGTGGACCTGAATGACCGCTTTGCCACCTACATCGAGAAGGTGAGGCACCTGGAGGTGCAGAACCGAGCCCTGCTGGCTGATCTGGATTCACTGAAGAGACGACAGAATGACCCGTCCCGTCTGCAGGCAGTTTATGAGGGAGAGGTGCGGAGTTTGAGGGCCATGATTGACTCTGAGAATGGGGAGAAGATGCAAATGGAAGCGGAGAGGGACTACCTGCGAGATGTGTACGAGCAGATGAAGGAGCGCTTGGAGGAGGAGGCGCGGCGGCGTATGGATGCAGAGGAGGCCCTGCAGAAGGCAAGAGAGGAGGCGAGCAGAGCTGTGATCTACAAATGTGATGCAGAGGCCAGTGTGGTCTCTCTGTGTGATGAAATAGTCTTCCTGAAGAAGGTCTTCGCAGAGGAgcaagcagagctgcaggcccAGCTGCAGGTGGCTAACATCAGCGTGGATGTGGAAGTGTCCCGGCCTGACCTCTCCATCGCCCTGCGAGACATCCGGGCGCAGTACGAGCGGCTGGCCCACAAGAACATGCAGGCGGCCGAGGAATGGTATCAGAGCAAGTTCGCAAGCGTGGCGGAGATGGCCAGCCAGAACAACGAGGCCGTGCACGCCATCAGGGAGGAGACCATGGAGTACCGGAGACTGCTTCAGTCCCGCTCCTCGGAGATCGAAGCTCTCCGGAACGTCATCGAGTCCCTAAATAAGCAACTTGACGAGCTGGAAGAGACGCAGGCGAAGGAGGTGACCAAGTACCAG ATGAGGATAAGTGACCTGGAGCGGGATATCACTGAAGCCAAACAGGAGATGGCGCGCTACCTGAGAGAGTACCAAGATCTTCTCAATGTGAAGATGGCCCTGGATATTGAAATAGCGGCGTACAG aaaacttCTGGAAGGAGAAGAGATTCGGCTGGCTTATCCATCCTTTCCCGCGTTAAATTAA